Genomic window (Ureibacillus composti):
ATAAAGTTCACAGACTAGAAACAATTATAAAAGTTGTAGCAGGTCAAGATGAAGAGACATTAGATATTGTTGCAAAAGTATATGAATTAGTTGTTGAAGCTGGTGTGCATAAGGCAGCTAGTATTAAAGTGGCAGAAGCTGCTAAGGTTATAGAGAATTCACAACGTGATATCAACATTGCCTTTATGAATGAGCTATCTATCATATTTAATAAAATGGGAATTGATACAAAAGCAGTTCTTGAGGCAGCAGGCACCAAATGGAACTTCCTTAATTTCTCTCCAGGGCTAGTCGGAGGTCACTGCATAGGGGTTGACCCATACTATCTAACATATAAAGCGGAACAAATGGGTTACCATTCTCAAATCATCCTTTCAGGAAGAAAAATAAACGATGATATGGGTAAATATGTTGCCGAAAGTACGGTAAAGAAAATGATTAAAGCTAATAAGCAAATTAATGGTGCGAAAGTTGCTATATTCGGTGTTACGTTTAAAGAGAACTGTCCCGATGTCAGAAATACAAAAGTGGTCGACGTAATAAAAGAATTAGAAGAGTACGGAATAGATGTCAAAGTTGTAGATCCTCAAGCAGACAAAGAAGATTTATGGTATGAATATAGAATTAATCTTTGTGAAGAAGAAGAAATAAAAGAGATGGATGCAGTAATCTTTGCAGTTCCACACGATGAATTTAAATCTATTCAATTGGAAGATGTAAAAGCGATGTTTAGAACAACAGGATATGTAAATTCAGAAGTTATGAGTGAAGTGGCTGCAACATCTGAGTTTGGCATAGATATTGATAGAAAAGATTGTGTATTGATAGACCTTAAAGGAATGTTTAACAGACAAGAAGCAGATGATACTGGGTTTGTATACTGGAGGTTATAATAGTGGGTTATGAAAATATAAAGTTTCCAGAGGATAGTAAATTCTTAGTTACTGGATCAGCAGGTTTTATTGGTTCCAATCTAGTAGAAGCAATACTTAAATTAGGCTATAAAGTTAGAGGGCTTGATAACTTTTCAACTGGTAAAAAAGAAAATGTAGAAGAGTTTTTAGACAATCCTAATTATGAATTTATTGAAGGAGATATTTGTGATCTTGACACATGTATGAAAGCTTGTGAAGGAATTGATTATGTTTTGAATCAAGCTGCATGGGGGAGTGTTCCAAGAAGTATTGAGATGCCTTTGTTTTATGAAGAGGTAAATATAAAAGGTACTTTAAATATGATGGAAGCAGCAAGGCAAACTAGTGTAAAGAAATTTGTCTATGCTTCTAGTTCATCAGTATATGGCGACGAGCCAAATCTTCCAAAAAGAGAGGGTAGAGAGGGCAATGTATTATCACCTTATGCCCTTACTAAAAAAGCAAATGAAGAATATGGAAAACTCTATACAAATTTGTATGGCCTTGATACTTATGGTATGCGTTATTTTAATGTATTTGGTAGAAGACAGGATCCTAATGGTGCCTATGCAGCCGTAATCCCAAAATTTATTAAACAGTTACTTAATGATGAGCAACCAACTATTAATGGTGATGGAAAGCAGAGTAGAGATTTTACTTACATCGAGAATGTGATAGAGGCAAACTTGAAAGCTTGTAATGCATCCCATGAAGCAGCAGGGCAGGCCTATAACATAGCTTACGGTGGTAGAGAGTATTTGATTGATATTTATGATGGGTTATGTAAAGCGCTTGAAAAGAACATAAAACCTATTTTTGGACCTGATCGGAAAGGTGATATTAAGCATAGTAATGCTGATATTAGTAAAGCAAAAGAGTATTTAGGATATAATCCGGAATGGAGTTTTGAGAGGGGTATTACGTCCGCTATACAGTGGTATAAGGAGAATTTGTAATGTCAAAGCCAATAAGAGTATTGCAAGTTTTTGCTCAAATGAATAGAGGTGGTGCAGAAACTATGATAATGAATCTGTACCGCAATATTGATCGTTCTAAGATTCAGTTTGATTTTATTGTGCATACTGAAGATGAGTGCGACTACGATGAAGAAATAAAATTTTTAGGTGGTACTATCCATAGAGTTCCAAGATACACTGGTAAAAATCATTTTCAATATAAAAAGGCATGGTTTGATTTTTTCAGATTTCATCCAGAATATAAAATAATTCATGGGCATGTTAGAAGTACGGCTTCTATTTATCTAAAAGTAGCACAAAAACATGGTTTAACGACAATTGCTCATAGCCATAGTACTTCTTCAGGTAGTGGAACTTCTGCATTAGCAAAAAACGTATTGCAGTATCCAATTAGGTACACAGCAGATTACTTAATTGCATGTTCTAAGTATGCAGGAGAGTGGTTATTTGGCAAAAATGCATGCAAAAGTGATAAATTTTTGGTTTTAAATAATGCGATTGATTCTAAAGAATTTTTATTTAATGGAGATACTAGAATTAAAAAGAGAAAAGAGCTTAATATTAACAATAGGTTTGTAGTTGGGCATGTTGGGAGATTCGACAGTCCTAAAAATCATGATCTATTAATTGATATATTTAAGGTAGTACATGATAAAAATAATAACTCATTGCTACTGTTAGTAGGTGATGGAGAATTACGTAATCAAATTGAGAAGAAGGTTGATGGCCTTGGTTTAAATGATTCAGTTATTTTTACAGGTGTACGTTCTGATATCTCTGATTTGATGCAAGTTATGGATGTCCTTGTTTTTCCATCATTATATGAAGGATTACCAGTTACCTTGATTGAGGCTCAAGCATCTGGGTTACCATGTATAATATCTGATAATATTTCAGAAGAAGTGAAAATAACAGAATTAGTAAAGTTTATTTCAATTGATAATAATGTAAATATTTGGGCAAATGAGATTGCTAAATACTTTAATAATTCAACCAGAAGAAACACATATCAGGATATAGCTAAAGCAAGATATGACATTGAATTAGTAGCTAGTGAGTATCAAAATTTTTACATTTCTTGTTCTAAAAGCAAGTAATAATAAGTTGGTCTAAATTTGTTACCATAAAAACCGATAAACGATACTTTCGGGATTGGTCAAAACACTATCGATTATCAAGGATCATTCTTGTTTATTGGTTATGTGGAGGAGATATATTGAGTACCATAAAGTTAACTAGTGGTCTGTTGATAATAACATTATTTTTAACCTCTATACTGATTAGTGTAAATTATTATACTAATATTAGTTTATTAGTTAGTATTGCAGGTAGTATACTATTAATCTATTGGAATAAAAAGGTTAATGGAAATTATATTAATATTACTATGTTTTTTATTGTTTTTAGTGTTCTATACGGAATTTCCGGTCCAATAAATGCTGTATGGGGAGAAGGGCTACATCCTTTATTCTCTAAACCATATAATACTGATGCATTTCTTATTAGTTATGCATTAGCGAATATTGGATTAATTATTGGAATTATATTGTTTAACACTACTAGTAACAATCGTTTCAATAATACAATAATAGATGATAGCATTAATATGGCAATTATTAAGAGAAAAAGAATATTAAATGTTGCTCTTTTATTGGCTTTGATAGCGTCAAGTTTTGAAATTATTAATTTAATAAGGATTGGTGGTATTAGTCTTTTATTTGTTGGAAAAGCCACTTATCAAAGTTTAAGTTCTAACTTAACATTTACTCTACCATCATCTGACGTTATGACTATTGCCTTTGCATTTCTAGGGTTGTACCTAGGAACCACATACTCAGATAAAGTTCAACTTAAAAAATCAAAACTTAAAATTCTGCTATTCCTGCTTTACTCTATCCCTTTTTTATTAATAAATACAGTTTTAGGGCAAAGAGGAATACTACTTACACTTTTTATTTGTATTCTTACTGGCGTCTTTTTTTTCAAGCCATTAAAAAGAGTAAAACCTAAACTTGTAATAATTTTAATTATATTTTATGTTTTTTTATCTTTCTTATTTGCAAACAGATCTCTTGTTAGTACAATTCCGGATAATCCAGAGTATTTTTTAGAGACAGCATTTAAAAAGGAAAGAATAATTGAGGTATTAAATCCAGGTGCAAACGAATTTGGTGCAGCTTTTGGAAATTATTCTGAGTTTTATGGGAAATATGATTATAATTTCATTCCTAAGTTGGGCGAAACTTATATTAAAGGGTTAGTAATGCCTATTCCATCTTTTGTTTATCCCGGTGATAAACCACAGCAAATAACGTATGAATTCAGGGATGAATTTTTTGCAAGTGAAGCTAGCAGAGGCAGGATAGCAGGAACAGCCTATTCTTCGATATTAGAAGCATATTCAAATTTTAATTTTATTGGAGTATTATTTATCTATTTAATAATAGGCTATGTCTTACAGAAGATTGATACTCAATATAAATACAAAAACATATTTTTTATGATTTTATATATAGCTTCAATTCCTGTAACAGTAGTTTTTCATAGAAGTGCTTTTGGTGATATTTTCTCAATCATTTTCATTAGAGCTTTGGCTATTTATTTCTTTATATTTTTATGTACTAAAACTAATAATAAGAAGAATTTAAGAAACGAACCGGTGTAAATAGAATGAAACTAAATATAAATATGTAGTGGTATTAAATCACTTTTTAGGGATTGTGATAAAAGTTGGAAAAAATAAAAGTATTGCAAATTATACCTAGTTTTGGAGTGGGTGGAGCTGAAAAGTTAGTGTTAGATTATCTAACTTATTTCGATAAGGAAAAAGTCGATATAAAAGCAATCTCCATGTACGGAAATAAAAATACAATATATGACGATTTTATAAGGGATAAGGGGCTTAATGTTGTTTATTTAGATAAAAAGCCAGGTGTAGACCTATCTATGATATTAAAAATGAAAAAGATAATTAAAGAGTTTAAGCCTGATATTATTCATAGCCATATGAATAGTATGAAGTACATTATTTATTCAGTTATTAATAATAAGCAAGTGAAAATGTTTCACACACTTCATAATGAACCTGAGAAAGATGCTAAGGGACTAGACAAATATTTTAACAAATTTTCATTTAAATATTTGAACTGCACCCCGATAGCCTTAACTGATGAATTAGCTAGAAAAATAAATAGTTACTATGGTTTAGAAAGTGCAATCGTAGTTAATAACGGAATAGATTTAGATAAATTTAAAAATGAAAAGGAAGATAAAAAAGATATTAGAAGAAGCTTAAATTTACCTCCAGACTCATTTATAGTAGGTCATGTAGGAAGGTTTATGAGGCAAAAAAATCACGAATTTATAATTGATGTTTTTAAAAAGGTTGTTAATGTAAAAAAGGATTCTTTATTAATTTTAGTTGGTGAGGGAGAATTAAAAAAGGATATTGAAGAAAAAGTAATTGCATTAGGATTATCAGATAAAGTTAAATTTTTGGGTTTGAGAAAAGATATACCTGAATTATTAAAATCCTTCGATGTCTTTTTATTTCCTTCTTTTCATGAGGGATACCCAATTACTTTAATAGAAGCACAGGCTGCCGGTGTTAGATGTGTAATTTCAAATAGTATAGACAGTCGATGTGTACTTAGTAATGACACTTTAAGTGTAAATTTAGAGGCAACACCTGAGGAATGGTGTGATGTCATTATTGATGGGAATATTAAGAGTAACCCGACTGATACAATTGAAAGTTTTGACATAAAGGAAGTAGTTAAGCAATTGGAAAAGTTATATCGTATAAAACTAGAAAAGTGAGATGAATTTTAGAGTAACAATGCAAAATAGAGTTTTTCTTTTACCCTCTTATATTTGGAAAAGTAACTAGTGTAAATTGATCATATATGAAAGTAAACTTTTTTCACATGTATTTAAGAGTGAATAGCTATCTATAATTCGCAATAAATCAAATATTAGGTCTTTAAAGATAATAGTACTGAAAGTGACGTGCGTAATCATGGAAATACAAGTAACGGTTTTTACACCAACCTATAATAGGGGGTATATTATAGAAAAACTTTACAACTCTCTTAAGAATCAACAGTGTAAAAGCTTTGAATGGGTTGTGGTAGATGATGGATCTACTGACGATACAATGGCTTTGTTTAAAGAGTGGGAAAAAAAAGACCATGGCTTTCCAATCAGATATTATTATAAGAATAATGGTGGTAAACATCGGGCTATAAATGATGGAGTCAAACATGCAAATGGGAGATTATTTATCATTGTTGATTCAGATGACTATTTAACTGAAGATGCAATTAAGATGATATTGGAGCGAGAAGTAGAAATTAGAGCTCAAGGATCTTTTGCAGGATTGGGATTTAATAAAGGAAAAGATAGAAAAAATATTGTTGGGAGTACTTTCCGAGGAAAGTCAATTGATGCAACATCAATTCAGAGAATTAATCATAATATAACAGGCGATAAGGCAGAAGTGTTTTATACAAATATACTAAGACACTATCAATTCCCAGAGTTCCCTAATGAGAAATTTATTACCGAGAATGTAGTGTGGTATAAGATTGCAAATGATGGTTACAAGATAAGGTGGTTTAATGAAATCATTTATATTTGTGAATACTTGGATGACGGGCTAACTAGTAATGCAAATTCCTTAGCATTAAATAATTTTAATGGTTATACATATACCATTAAAGAACTATTAAAATATAACCTACACCCTAAAGAAAAGGCAGTATTGATTGGGGTATATACACGAACAGCAAAGATAAAAGGATTAAGTTTTAAAGAGATTTCAAAAAATATAGGGATTGGTATATATGTTTGTTATTTTTTAGAGAAACTCTCAAAGATTAGCAGATTCATAAAAAGTTTTAAAAAGAGTAAATAAAAGTATTGATTTGTAAATTCATTTTTATATTAAACAATCGACTTTGTGCTACAATGAGCCCTTTTGACTCATCATATATGTTTGCTTAGTAAATATCCGGCCTTACAGCCGGTATTATTATTTGAGAACATTTTTTTATATACAAGTATGCCAAGCGTTTTACCTACTATGAATTAGTGATTAACAGATTTAATCTTATATTTCTTACCATGGGGGAGTGACTATGAAAGGTATTATCAAAATTGCAAGATACATGCTTTTTAATAAAATTCATAATACAAGAATTAAGAGTAAATATGCTAGTTTAAAAGCTTCATATGGTGTTGAGGTTGGAGTAGCATATAATTCGTATGTAGAAAGTGATGTTACCATAGGAGATTATAGTTATATAAATGCAAATTCATATATAGAAAATTGTGAGATTGGAAAGTTTTGTTCTATTTCTTCTGGAGTATATATATCGCCATTTGAACACAACAATAATTTTAGAACTACACATCCGATAATATTCAATAAAAAATACGGATTTACTAGCGAAAATTATAAAATGAATCGTAAAAAGGTTATTATAGGTAATGACGTTTTAATAAGTTTAAATGCGGTGATTTTAGAAGGTGTAAAAATTGGAAATGGTGCGGTCATTGGAGCTGGTGCTGTTGTAACAAAAGATGTTGAACCTTATGAGGTTGTTGGTGGTGTACCTGCCAAGCATATCAAATATAGATTTAATGTTGAAGAAAGAGAAAATTTACAGGAAATTAAATTCTGGGATTGGGACAAGCAGAAAATTGTGAGAAATATAGACTATTTAAGAAATGTAAGTAATTCAATAGTCTAACAATGTGTTTTACATGTCATTCTGGAAAGTTCTTACTAAACTTACCTTATTCAAGCTAAGGAAAAATAGGTTATTAATTGGATTAATCCGATGTAACATTTGAAAGAAAGTGTTAAATTTGAACAAAACAGCCACAATTATAATGTTAATAACAATCGTATCACAAATATTTGGGTTTGGAAGAGAAATTGCTTTATCTTTTTTATATGGAACTTCAAGCATAAGTGATGCCTATTTAATTTCTACTACTATTCCAGGTGTATTGTTTGGAATTATTACAGCAGGTTTAGTTGCAGGATACATTCCTATGTATAGCAAAGTGGCAAAAGAAGATGGAGAGTCTGAAGCTAATAAATTTACAAATAATCTTATAAGCATTTTATTAGTTATATGTACCACTATAGTATTTATTGGACTAACATTTACGGAACAAATAGTCAAATTATTTGCTTACGGATTTGAAGGAGAGACTCTAAATTTAGCAGTTAGGTTCACAAAGATTAGCTTATTTGCTATTTATCTTTCTGCAATGATTTCAATTTTCACCGGCTATCTCCAGATTAAAAATAATTATATAATTCCAGCCTTAGTTGGAATACCTTTTAACTTTTTTGTTGTACTTTCTATAGTCTTAAGTCATAAAACTAATACATTAGCACTACCACTGGGTTTTGTAATAGCAAGTGTTTCACAATTAATTTTAATGATACCATATATTAGAAAAACCAAATACAGATATAAGTTTAAAATTGATTTTAAAGATAAGAATATTAAAAACTTGGCTTATATTACGTTGCCTATCATATTAGGAATATCAGTTAATCAAATCAATGTATTAATTGACAGGACCTTGGCCTCTCAATTAGCAGTGGGAGGAATCTCAGCTCTAAATTATGCAAATAGACTTAACGGTTTTGTGCAAGGAATATTTGTAATGTCAATAACTTCTGTTTTATACCCAAACACTTCAAAAATGGCAGCAGAAAACAATATGAATGGACTTAAAAGTGCTTTATCAAAGGCAATAACAGGAATTAATCTATTGGTTATACCTGCTACTTTAGGTGCTATTGTTCTTGCGGAGCCGATTGTCTCTGTATTGTTTGGCCGAGGTGAATTCGACATTCAGGCCACTGCTATGACATCTAACGCTTTAATATTCTACTCAATTGGAATGGTAGGTTTTGGATTTCGCGAAATCTTATCAAGAACATTTTATTCACTACAGGATACAAAAACACCAATGATAAATGCTGCTATAGGTATGTTTATGAATATTATTCTAAATATAATCTTATCTAGATTTCTTGGTATTGGAGGACTTGCATTAGCTACAAGTATTTCAGCTATTTTTACATCAGGATTAATGTTCATTAGTCTGAAAAGGAAAATAGGTTCGTACGGCTTAAAACAACTTTCAATATCATTCATTAAAATACTATGTGCATCTTTGTTAATGGGAGTTATAGTTAAGTTATCTTTTAACTATTTAACATCAACAATAAGTAATATCACCTCTTTATTTATTGCTATTGGGGTAGGGGCCGTGTCTTACTTTGTAATAGTTAATTTTATGAGGATTGAAGATGTTAATACCATTGTCAAAGCTTTCAAAAGAAAATTGGTAAGAAAATGAACTAATGGGGAGGCTTCTATACCTTGAACATACTAGTAACCGGTGGTACCGGATATATAGGATCACACACTTGTATAGCATTATTGGAAGCAGGACATTCAGTCATTATTGCTGATAATCTATCTAACAGTAAAAGTGAGACTGTTATGAAAATCATGGGTATAGCTGATAAAGAAGTTACCTTTTACGAGATTGATGTAACAGATGCAGAAGCTGTTGATATTATTTTCAGAAATTATAATGTTGATGGGGTTATTCATTTTGCCGGTCTTAAAGCGGTTGGAGAATCAGTAGAAAAACCACTGGAGTATTATTACAATAACATCGTAAGTACAATGGTTCTAACTAAAGCTTGTCAGAAACATGGTGTCAACCGATTTGTCTTTAGCTCATCAGCAACAGTATATGGAGATAATAAAGTACCTTTCGTAGAGACAATGGATCTCCTACCAACGACTAATCCCTATGGTGAAACAAAGGCTATGAGTGAACGGATTCTAACTGATATAGCAAATGCAAATCCTGCCTTCTCAGTATCACTTCTTCGGTACTTCAATCCAGTTGGAGCCCACGAAAGTGGATTAATTGGGGAAGCACCTAATGGAATTCCTAATAATCTGATGCCATATGTTACGCAAGTAGCAAAAGGTAAACTTAAGAAATTAAGAGTCTTCGGAAATGATTATCCTACTGTGGATGGCACCGGGGTACGTGATTATATTCATGTAGTGGATCTTGCTGAGGGACATGTTGCTGCATTGGAGAATCTAACTGAAGGTGTCCATCTTTATAATTTAGGAACCGGAAAAGGTACTAGTGTACTAGAGTTAGTGAAAGCTTTTGAAGATGCTAATGATATTGAGGTTCCATATGAAATCGTGGATCGAAGACCTGGAGATATTGCTTCATGCTATGCGGATGCATCAAGAGCAAAGCGAGAATTAGGCTGGACTGCAAAACGCGATATTATCGCTATGTGCCGTGATGCTTGGCGATTTGAGAAGAATTATAAAGAATAGAAGTATTAGTAAGAGTTTTTGGTATTCACCCGCTGGGCCTAGAGAGGCTTGGCGGGCTTATTTGAAGTTTACATTATAGAGAATAGTAATTTTAATTTTGTCAGAATGGCAAGTCATCATCACTCATAGGTAACGGTGGTGACGTTTGGTACTGCTGGTTAGCAAAAGGATCGATTGGAATGACATTTGAATTATGCTGCTGACTAAACGCCTGTTCTCTTACAACATCCCACGGCTTTAGAATTCCTGTTTTATTAAAGGTAGTAGGCCGGCCGCAGGATTCACAAAAGCGAGCGTCACCGGAGTTCTGATGATAGATTGTATCAATTTGATACCCATTTGAGTCAAACTCGGGTTCACCTTCACAAACATTATACAAAGATAGTCCACAAATCTTGCAGTGACCGGCATTTGTACTAAACACTTCATTCTCGCAACGTGGGCATTCCACTACACGCATGTTTTCATCAACTTGTACTCCATCGTCATAAATCATAGTATCAAAACCTCCAATTTATTGATTTCCGCAAAGCCATATTCTCTTATGCAAGATTTCAGTAACTCCTCATGTTTTTCTATCTCCAGCTTCTGTGTCGAATTGGCTGTAAATACGATAAGTGAGTCATCATCCCGGATGGCTTTCGTACCGGAAAGGGATGAATAGGCACCTTGGTTTTGTTCCCAAACATATACGGAAGCAATGATATAATCCCAATGTTCATATTCGATATAATCTTCATATCTACCATTTTCGTAATCCAGTAAATCAGGAATCTCTATTTCTTTTAGGTAGTCATAGAGTCCACTGCTTTCAAATACGGTCTGATCGCCACAAGAAGGACAGTAACGGAATTCTCCGCTAAGATTGGTTTGTTCTGAATGGCACTGGTTAAAGAGTGATGTCCCACAGATTTTGCAATGCTTTGCGTCTGGACTGAACTCATGGTTCCTGCACACTGGACAAAACAATAATCGCTTGTTCTCATCTACATCATACGACGGATAGAATTGACCTTTTTGAAAGTCGGAATAGATGTAGAAGATGCCAGGCTGTGGCAGATGCACAAATGGGGTTTCGATTATAGGGAGTTCTTTTCCGCAGATATGGCAGTTCACTTGCAAAGAGTCATCAATGTATGCATTGCAGTTACGGCATATTCTGCATATCTTTGAAAAGTCCGGATACAGGCTGCTCCCATAGAACTTATCGATTCCATCTTTAATTGCTTGTTTGTGTTGATCTCTATAAAAGAAAGGATAAAAATTCCTTAGTAATTCACGTTCTTCAGGCTGGTTATTCCAAGGGAAATTGTTTAGATGCTTTTCACATTTCTCCGAAGCGTTTTTAGAGATGTCGCAAAGAAAGGCAATCTCCTGTGCTTCCTTAATGCTAAACAAATGTAACAATGCATTAGGAGCCAATATCGCCTCAGCAAACCAGTGTGCTTCAACTTCTAATACACCGTACTGCTTTTTAGTCAATCCTCCACGATTTAATGCGGTTTCCTCAAAATCACTTAAGTGACCAAGAACAATATGACCAATTTCGTGAGCAATAGTCCAACGTATTCGTGACTCGGAATAGGTGTCATCATAAACAATTAAATACTCATTGCTTCCCCTGAGAATCTGTGTTCTAGCTTCAATCCCTTTTTGTTTTAGGTTATAGGGATCTTTATGGCCAGTTGCTTTCCGTAACTCCGACCAACTCTGCACATACCAATTGGGGCATTGCTCAATAATTTTAAAAGGATCCACAGGTAATTCACGGATATCCAAGGCGTTTAAAAGTTGGTACCCTTTCATCGTAGCATCCGAAAAACGAGGTTTACCGGGAATTTTTCTTGTTCTTTGCATAGGCTAAAAACATCTCCATCTGATCGACTAGGTCGTCGTAGTCCTCTTCCTCCAAATCTGAATTCCGCGCTAATCCATCCACAATTTTTTGGACGGTCTGTTGCTGCTTCTCTGTTTTTAATGTAGGAAATACCCGTTCAATGATAGGTATATCGCCGTTTTCCTCTGTTATATATCCAGCAATTTTTAAAAGCTCTTCATTAGGTACGTCAAGTGCTGTTGCCAATGCATTGAGGACTGGAACTGATGGGTTCTTTCTCTCTCCATTTTCAATACGATGTACTTCTGTATGACTAATATCTGCTTCCGTT
Coding sequences:
- a CDS encoding nucleotide sugar dehydrogenase; the encoded protein is MNLYEKVVNREEKISLVGLGYVGMPIAVAFAKKANVIGFDVNKQKIELYKNGIDPTKEVGNEVIKNTTVEFTSDEARLREAKFHIVAVPTPVKDDHTPDLTPVESASRTLGRNLTKGSIVVFESTVYPGVTEDICVPILEKESGLKCGVDFKVGYSPERINPGDKVHRLETIIKVVAGQDEETLDIVAKVYELVVEAGVHKAASIKVAEAAKVIENSQRDINIAFMNELSIIFNKMGIDTKAVLEAAGTKWNFLNFSPGLVGGHCIGVDPYYLTYKAEQMGYHSQIILSGRKINDDMGKYVAESTVKKMIKANKQINGAKVAIFGVTFKENCPDVRNTKVVDVIKELEEYGIDVKVVDPQADKEDLWYEYRINLCEEEEIKEMDAVIFAVPHDEFKSIQLEDVKAMFRTTGYVNSEVMSEVAATSEFGIDIDRKDCVLIDLKGMFNRQEADDTGFVYWRL
- a CDS encoding SDR family oxidoreductase, coding for MGYENIKFPEDSKFLVTGSAGFIGSNLVEAILKLGYKVRGLDNFSTGKKENVEEFLDNPNYEFIEGDICDLDTCMKACEGIDYVLNQAAWGSVPRSIEMPLFYEEVNIKGTLNMMEAARQTSVKKFVYASSSSVYGDEPNLPKREGREGNVLSPYALTKKANEEYGKLYTNLYGLDTYGMRYFNVFGRRQDPNGAYAAVIPKFIKQLLNDEQPTINGDGKQSRDFTYIENVIEANLKACNASHEAAGQAYNIAYGGREYLIDIYDGLCKALEKNIKPIFGPDRKGDIKHSNADISKAKEYLGYNPEWSFERGITSAIQWYKENL
- a CDS encoding glycosyltransferase family 1 protein — translated: MSKPIRVLQVFAQMNRGGAETMIMNLYRNIDRSKIQFDFIVHTEDECDYDEEIKFLGGTIHRVPRYTGKNHFQYKKAWFDFFRFHPEYKIIHGHVRSTASIYLKVAQKHGLTTIAHSHSTSSGSGTSALAKNVLQYPIRYTADYLIACSKYAGEWLFGKNACKSDKFLVLNNAIDSKEFLFNGDTRIKKRKELNINNRFVVGHVGRFDSPKNHDLLIDIFKVVHDKNNNSLLLLVGDGELRNQIEKKVDGLGLNDSVIFTGVRSDISDLMQVMDVLVFPSLYEGLPVTLIEAQASGLPCIISDNISEEVKITELVKFISIDNNVNIWANEIAKYFNNSTRRNTYQDIAKARYDIELVASEYQNFYISCSKSK
- a CDS encoding O-antigen polymerase; translated protein: MSTIKLTSGLLIITLFLTSILISVNYYTNISLLVSIAGSILLIYWNKKVNGNYINITMFFIVFSVLYGISGPINAVWGEGLHPLFSKPYNTDAFLISYALANIGLIIGIILFNTTSNNRFNNTIIDDSINMAIIKRKRILNVALLLALIASSFEIINLIRIGGISLLFVGKATYQSLSSNLTFTLPSSDVMTIAFAFLGLYLGTTYSDKVQLKKSKLKILLFLLYSIPFLLINTVLGQRGILLTLFICILTGVFFFKPLKRVKPKLVIILIIFYVFLSFLFANRSLVSTIPDNPEYFLETAFKKERIIEVLNPGANEFGAAFGNYSEFYGKYDYNFIPKLGETYIKGLVMPIPSFVYPGDKPQQITYEFRDEFFASEASRGRIAGTAYSSILEAYSNFNFIGVLFIYLIIGYVLQKIDTQYKYKNIFFMILYIASIPVTVVFHRSAFGDIFSIIFIRALAIYFFIFLCTKTNNKKNLRNEPV
- a CDS encoding glycosyltransferase; its protein translation is MEKIKVLQIIPSFGVGGAEKLVLDYLTYFDKEKVDIKAISMYGNKNTIYDDFIRDKGLNVVYLDKKPGVDLSMILKMKKIIKEFKPDIIHSHMNSMKYIIYSVINNKQVKMFHTLHNEPEKDAKGLDKYFNKFSFKYLNCTPIALTDELARKINSYYGLESAIVVNNGIDLDKFKNEKEDKKDIRRSLNLPPDSFIVGHVGRFMRQKNHEFIIDVFKKVVNVKKDSLLILVGEGELKKDIEEKVIALGLSDKVKFLGLRKDIPELLKSFDVFLFPSFHEGYPITLIEAQAAGVRCVISNSIDSRCVLSNDTLSVNLEATPEEWCDVIIDGNIKSNPTDTIESFDIKEVVKQLEKLYRIKLEK
- a CDS encoding glycosyltransferase family A protein, translating into MEIQVTVFTPTYNRGYIIEKLYNSLKNQQCKSFEWVVVDDGSTDDTMALFKEWEKKDHGFPIRYYYKNNGGKHRAINDGVKHANGRLFIIVDSDDYLTEDAIKMILEREVEIRAQGSFAGLGFNKGKDRKNIVGSTFRGKSIDATSIQRINHNITGDKAEVFYTNILRHYQFPEFPNEKFITENVVWYKIANDGYKIRWFNEIIYICEYLDDGLTSNANSLALNNFNGYTYTIKELLKYNLHPKEKAVLIGVYTRTAKIKGLSFKEISKNIGIGIYVCYFLEKLSKISRFIKSFKKSK
- a CDS encoding CatB-related O-acetyltransferase, encoding MKGIIKIARYMLFNKIHNTRIKSKYASLKASYGVEVGVAYNSYVESDVTIGDYSYINANSYIENCEIGKFCSISSGVYISPFEHNNNFRTTHPIIFNKKYGFTSENYKMNRKKVIIGNDVLISLNAVILEGVKIGNGAVIGAGAVVTKDVEPYEVVGGVPAKHIKYRFNVEERENLQEIKFWDWDKQKIVRNIDYLRNVSNSIV
- the murJ gene encoding murein biosynthesis integral membrane protein MurJ yields the protein MNKTATIIMLITIVSQIFGFGREIALSFLYGTSSISDAYLISTTIPGVLFGIITAGLVAGYIPMYSKVAKEDGESEANKFTNNLISILLVICTTIVFIGLTFTEQIVKLFAYGFEGETLNLAVRFTKISLFAIYLSAMISIFTGYLQIKNNYIIPALVGIPFNFFVVLSIVLSHKTNTLALPLGFVIASVSQLILMIPYIRKTKYRYKFKIDFKDKNIKNLAYITLPIILGISVNQINVLIDRTLASQLAVGGISALNYANRLNGFVQGIFVMSITSVLYPNTSKMAAENNMNGLKSALSKAITGINLLVIPATLGAIVLAEPIVSVLFGRGEFDIQATAMTSNALIFYSIGMVGFGFREILSRTFYSLQDTKTPMINAAIGMFMNIILNIILSRFLGIGGLALATSISAIFTSGLMFISLKRKIGSYGLKQLSISFIKILCASLLMGVIVKLSFNYLTSTISNITSLFIAIGVGAVSYFVIVNFMRIEDVNTIVKAFKRKLVRK